Part of the Leptospira yasudae genome is shown below.
GGTAAAGACTGCGGTTCAAAGAAATCGGATCAAAAGGAAACTCAGATCGGTCATATACGAGGAAGAGAAGAACTTTCTTAAAGGCTTTGATATCGCGATACTAGCCAAAAAAGAAATTTTGGATCTCAACCACGGGGAGCTGGTTAAGATTCTGGTCTCTCTAATCAACCGAATCTGATGAACCGACTTGCAATCAAACTGATTCAGCTGTACAAAAAGCTGATCTCTCCTTTACTCCCGCCCGCCTGTCGTTTTACACCCTCTTGTTCCGAATATGCAGCGCAAGCATTTCAAGAATACGGATTTTTCCGCGCATTGCAGTTGAGTATTTGGAGAATTTTGAGATGTAACCCTCTCTCCAGAGGGTTTGAAGATCCCTTACCACCTAACACTAAAAGGACGAACCTGACTCATGGAAGATAGACAAAGTAGATTGTTTTTAGCTTTGATTCTCAGTATGGGAATCTGGATGGGAGTGAATTATTTTTTCTTCCCTTCCAATCCTCCGAAAAAGACTCCGGAAACAAAGGAAGCGAATTCCGATAAACCTTCCGAAACGAAAAAGACGGATCCTGCTCCGAACGAACCGAAAAAAGAATCCCAAATAACCGCTCCCGTTAAGGAGACGAAGGTAGTTCCTTCCGACGCTAAAAAGACGTTAGTCGTAACCGATTCTTATATCGTAGAATTCAGCTCTTTAGGCGGTAGAATCTCCAAGTTTTATGTGAAAGACTATGTGGGTTCCGACGGACATACGGTCCAAGTCGCCCGCAAAAATCCCGAAACTCTCACCATCGACGGCAAAACGTATCAAGGCGTCGAATTATCCAGAGAGAAAGGTTTTGATTTCAACTTTACGGATTCCTTAAACGGTCTTCCCGATTCGGAATGGAATCAGGTTTTGTTTTCTATGGAAGAAAATAAAGCGAATCAATCCGTCGTGTTCACCGCGATCTCGCCCGACAAAACGCTTCAGCTGAAAAAAACGTTCCGCTTTTTTAACAACGAAAACTACTTCAAAGTTTCCTTTTCCATCACGAACTTAACCAGGGAGAAACTGGCTTTCGCTTCTCCGAAAACGACTCAGTATTTAAGAACGTTCGGAAGTCTCGGGCCGTTTCCGAAAGACAGACCTTTGAACGACAGAGACACCGCCAACTTCTTCCGTTTCTACCATTTGGGCGGTTCGTTTAACGATACGTTAGACGGAAGTTCTTCGGTAGGATTTTGGTCTTCCGTCGGAAACTTCTTTACCGGAAATTCCGGAGCGGACGAATCCTTCAGTTTAAAAACGAGCCCGGAAGGCGTGGACTTTGCGGGAACCGGTTCCCGTTATTTTATCGCGGTGGCCGATCCTCTCGATCACAAAGCGCAAGGCGTGGTTCTGGACAACAGACCGAAAAACGAAAGCGGAGCCGTATTAGTATATGATAATATTTCTCTGAGTCCGGGAGAAACCTACGTTCTTGATTTCGCTTCTTACGTTGGAATCAGAGAAAGTGTGGGAATGGTTTTTAAAAATCCCGAACTGGACCCGAACCAAGCCAAGAATAGTCCGTTTGCCGGTCTGAGCTCCGATCTGAACAAATCCTTCAATCAAGGGATCACCACTCCTTTCCGAAACGGAATCATCTGGGTCTTGAAACAAATCTACCGTTTTACCGTCCCGAACTACGGATGGAGCATCATCATCTTCGCGATTCTTTTCAAACTCGTCTTCTATCCTTTGAATCAGAAACAAGCGGATAGCATGAAGAAGATGCAGGAACTCAGTCCTCAACTCAAGACGATCAACGAAAAATTCGCGAACGATCCGAAGTTGCGTCAGCAAAAAACCATGGAGCTTTATAAGAAGAATAACGTAAACCCTGTGGGCGGTTGTCTTCCTATGGTGATCCAAATTCCGATTTTTATCGCACTTTATACCGCGTTCTCTGATACAATAGATCTTTGGAACTCACCTTTCTTATGGGTCAAAGATCTCAGCGAACCGGACGTAATCTGGACTTCACCGGCGATTCCTTATTTCACTCAAACAGGAATCGGCCTGAACCTTCTCGCTCTTTTGATGGTCGGAACACAGATTTTTCAAACGAGAATGACTTCCGTATCCATGGATCCGAATCAAAAGGTTCTTCTTTACGTAATGCCGGTGATGATGCTTTACATTTTCTGGAACATGCCTTCCGGAGTTACTCTCTATTGGACTTTCCAGAACATTCTTTCCATCGGTCAGCAGTGGATTACAAATCACTTAAAGAAAACCGAAGAAAAGAAAAAGGCGAAGGCCTGATCGCGGATCGCGACACAACGAACTCATTATCGAGGATAAACACATGGAAAATTACATCTTTGAAGCCGAGGCTAAATCGAAGTCCGAAGCCGAAGAGTACACTCTCAAAACTCTCCGATTGAATTCGGACGAGGTTCGTTTTGAAACTGTCGATTCCGGAAAAGGCGGCTTTTTCGGAATCTCCCAAAAGAAACCCGCGGTCGTTCGGGCTTACGTTACTTCCCGGGATCTTCCCGCGGAGAAGATCATTCACGGAGTCGTCCTCACCGTTTTGAAAAAGATGGGAATCGAAGCCGAAGTAGTCGGAATGGGCGACGTCGACGGAAAGATCTACGTCGAAATTGCGAGCAAAGAATCCGGACTCGTGATCGGTAAAAGAGGAGCTACGTTAGACGCTCTTCAATTCATTTTCAACCTGATGGTCGATTCCAAGATCAGACACGGAAGAAAAATCGTTCTGGATATCGAATCTTATAGAGACAAAAGAGAACTTTCTCTCGTTCGTCTCGGGAAATCCGTGGCGGCAACCGTCGCTAAAACCGGAAAGTCGAAACTTCTGGAACCGATGAATCCTTTCGAAAGAAGAATCATTCACATGGCTCTTCA
Proteins encoded:
- the yidC gene encoding membrane protein insertase YidC, which gives rise to MEDRQSRLFLALILSMGIWMGVNYFFFPSNPPKKTPETKEANSDKPSETKKTDPAPNEPKKESQITAPVKETKVVPSDAKKTLVVTDSYIVEFSSLGGRISKFYVKDYVGSDGHTVQVARKNPETLTIDGKTYQGVELSREKGFDFNFTDSLNGLPDSEWNQVLFSMEENKANQSVVFTAISPDKTLQLKKTFRFFNNENYFKVSFSITNLTREKLAFASPKTTQYLRTFGSLGPFPKDRPLNDRDTANFFRFYHLGGSFNDTLDGSSSVGFWSSVGNFFTGNSGADESFSLKTSPEGVDFAGTGSRYFIAVADPLDHKAQGVVLDNRPKNESGAVLVYDNISLSPGETYVLDFASYVGIRESVGMVFKNPELDPNQAKNSPFAGLSSDLNKSFNQGITTPFRNGIIWVLKQIYRFTVPNYGWSIIIFAILFKLVFYPLNQKQADSMKKMQELSPQLKTINEKFANDPKLRQQKTMELYKKNNVNPVGGCLPMVIQIPIFIALYTAFSDTIDLWNSPFLWVKDLSEPDVIWTSPAIPYFTQTGIGLNLLALLMVGTQIFQTRMTSVSMDPNQKVLLYVMPVMMLYIFWNMPSGVTLYWTFQNILSIGQQWITNHLKKTEEKKKAKA
- the jag gene encoding RNA-binding cell elongation regulator Jag/EloR, with translation MENYIFEAEAKSKSEAEEYTLKTLRLNSDEVRFETVDSGKGGFFGISQKKPAVVRAYVTSRDLPAEKIIHGVVLTVLKKMGIEAEVVGMGDVDGKIYVEIASKESGLVIGKRGATLDALQFIFNLMVDSKIRHGRKIVLDIESYRDKRELSLVRLGKSVAATVAKTGKSKLLEPMNPFERRIIHMALQENEKVFTRSEGNGTYKKVRVIPMKDKHKYKDVAEKGPNNDLLEEANFE
- the rnpA gene encoding ribonuclease P protein component, translating into MQSLFKAGKRVSRFPIVLVYLPNSLSKNRFLYCPERTVKTAVQRNRIKRKLRSVIYEEEKNFLKGFDIAILAKKEILDLNHGELVKILVSLINRI
- the yidD gene encoding membrane protein insertion efficiency factor YidD; amino-acid sequence: MNRLAIKLIQLYKKLISPLLPPACRFTPSCSEYAAQAFQEYGFFRALQLSIWRILRCNPLSRGFEDPLPPNTKRTNLTHGR